The following are encoded in a window of Halosolutus halophilus genomic DNA:
- the thiC gene encoding phosphomethylpyrimidine synthase ThiC, translated as MTSTQLQAARNGTVTAEMRRVADRENCDPEFVREQVAEGRAVVPSNRNHDALDPMIVGREFATKVNANIGNSETTSDRETELEKLHTAVHYGADTVMDLGTGSDLDEIREMHVQHSPVPIGTVPLYQAVKRAGSPEDLTTELLLDVIENQARQGVDYMTIHAGILAEHLPLTESRKTGIVSRGGSIMAKWMEAHGEQNPLFQTYDEICEIFAEYDVTFSLGDSLRPGCLADACDEAQYAELDALGELTRRAWDRGVQVMVEGPGHVPMDRVAETVERQQDVCDGAPFYVLGPLVTDVAPGYDHITSAIGAALAAQAGAAMLCYVTPKEHLGLPDEADVRDGLAAYRIAAHAGDVANGRPGARDWDDALSEARYAFDWSEQFCLALDPDRARDYHDRTLPGDNYTDARFCSMCGVEFCSMRIDQDARNDGEMERLRATTDLDASPAADVNLPPVGTHETGADSSIDTDGKRRTETPGND; from the coding sequence ATGACTTCGACACAGCTACAGGCCGCCCGTAACGGCACCGTAACGGCGGAAATGCGCCGCGTCGCCGATCGCGAGAACTGCGATCCGGAGTTCGTCCGGGAGCAGGTCGCCGAGGGACGGGCCGTCGTTCCGTCGAACCGGAACCACGACGCGCTCGATCCGATGATCGTCGGCCGCGAGTTCGCGACGAAGGTCAACGCCAACATCGGCAACAGCGAGACGACCAGCGATCGCGAGACCGAACTCGAAAAACTTCACACGGCGGTCCACTACGGCGCGGACACGGTGATGGATCTCGGCACCGGGAGCGACCTGGACGAGATCCGGGAGATGCACGTCCAGCACTCGCCGGTGCCGATCGGAACTGTGCCGCTGTACCAGGCGGTCAAGCGGGCGGGGAGTCCCGAAGATCTCACCACGGAACTCCTGCTTGACGTGATCGAAAACCAGGCTCGACAGGGCGTCGACTACATGACGATCCACGCCGGAATCCTGGCGGAACACCTGCCGCTGACCGAGAGCCGGAAGACGGGGATCGTCTCTCGGGGCGGTTCGATCATGGCGAAGTGGATGGAGGCCCACGGCGAGCAGAATCCGCTGTTCCAGACGTACGACGAGATCTGCGAGATCTTCGCCGAGTACGACGTCACGTTCAGTCTCGGGGACAGCCTCCGGCCGGGCTGTCTCGCCGACGCCTGCGACGAGGCCCAGTACGCCGAACTTGACGCGCTCGGGGAACTGACTCGTCGCGCATGGGACCGCGGCGTCCAGGTGATGGTCGAAGGGCCGGGCCACGTCCCGATGGACAGGGTGGCCGAGACCGTCGAGCGCCAGCAGGACGTTTGCGACGGCGCACCGTTCTACGTGCTCGGACCGCTCGTGACCGACGTTGCGCCGGGCTACGACCACATCACGAGCGCGATCGGTGCCGCGTTGGCCGCGCAGGCGGGCGCGGCGATGCTCTGTTATGTCACCCCAAAGGAGCACCTCGGCCTCCCCGACGAGGCGGACGTCCGCGACGGCCTCGCCGCCTACCGAATCGCCGCCCACGCAGGCGACGTGGCGAACGGCCGCCCCGGCGCACGCGACTGGGACGACGCCCTCTCGGAGGCCCGGTACGCGTTCGACTGGAGCGAGCAGTTCTGCCTCGCGCTCGACCCCGATCGGGCCCGCGACTATCACGACCGGACCCTTCCGGGTGACAACTACACGGACGCGCGGTTCTGCTCGATGTGCGGCGTCGAGTTCTGCTCGATGCGGATCGATCAGGACGCGCGGAACGACGGCGAGATGGAGCGCCTACGGGCGACGACCGATCTCGACGCTTCGCCCGCCGCCGACGTGAACCTCCCGCCCGTGGGTACCCACGAGACCGGAGCGGACTCGTCGATCGATACCGACGGGAAGCGACGGACCGAAACGCCAGGCAACGACTAG
- a CDS encoding M48 family metalloprotease has protein sequence MSRPDRSLRLRILIALGSLSVTALLFVRALVWVATAFLPWLVAFSTGGDPTLGTGYAISVTELLALTASMLAVVGVASYRKLDDSIETESLAEADAPELHDRVRRLAATMDAPEPTIELVRSPLPNTLAVVRPSGSAIVVTDGLLSTLEGDELDAALAHELAHLKNRDALVMFVASLVFVASHSLLRVATAAFALHPFYGFVLLGPVILVCAVVQFPAFVVFGLLSRYREYAADAAAVRATGNPAALAAALQEIDDHAASLPVHDLRAQDRGFRALCLLPHGIPVTAETNDESVADRDDAASPVDWSDPASIRAMYDEQPLRQLARSDDGTDRPRSGSSRGDGAGDSVSVSEVILTDPWRRLTSRRPRSRRSITDDPTANHGNWKRIDRLEQDLSDQPLRDDDRPVTGRRPLSAGGYRVTKRLGDLLSIFTAERWVPEPHPPTEERIDRLRERAAALDRDDTSTAH, from the coding sequence ATGTCCCGCCCGGACCGGTCCCTTCGGCTTCGCATCCTGATCGCGCTGGGGTCGCTTTCGGTTACGGCGCTCCTGTTCGTTCGCGCACTGGTGTGGGTCGCGACTGCGTTTCTGCCGTGGCTGGTCGCGTTCTCGACGGGCGGTGATCCGACGCTCGGTACCGGATACGCGATCTCGGTCACGGAACTCCTCGCGCTGACCGCGTCGATGCTCGCCGTCGTCGGCGTTGCGAGCTACCGGAAACTCGACGACAGCATCGAGACCGAATCGCTCGCGGAGGCGGACGCGCCGGAACTGCACGATCGGGTCCGCCGACTCGCAGCGACGATGGACGCGCCGGAGCCGACGATCGAACTCGTCCGCTCGCCGCTGCCGAACACCCTCGCTGTCGTGCGACCGAGCGGGTCGGCGATCGTCGTCACGGACGGACTGCTCTCGACGCTCGAGGGCGACGAACTCGACGCCGCGCTGGCGCACGAACTCGCACACCTGAAAAACCGCGACGCGCTCGTGATGTTCGTCGCGTCGCTGGTCTTCGTTGCGAGCCACTCGCTCCTGCGCGTCGCGACGGCCGCCTTCGCGTTGCACCCGTTCTACGGGTTCGTCCTCCTGGGTCCGGTGATCCTCGTCTGTGCCGTCGTCCAGTTTCCGGCCTTCGTCGTCTTCGGCCTCCTGTCCCGGTACCGCGAGTACGCCGCGGACGCGGCGGCCGTCCGCGCGACCGGAAATCCGGCAGCCCTGGCCGCGGCCCTCCAGGAGATCGACGACCACGCGGCCTCGCTGCCGGTGCACGATCTCCGGGCGCAGGATCGTGGCTTCAGAGCGCTGTGTCTGCTCCCCCACGGCATTCCGGTGACGGCCGAGACGAACGACGAATCGGTCGCCGATCGTGACGATGCGGCGTCTCCCGTCGACTGGTCCGATCCCGCGTCGATTCGGGCGATGTACGACGAGCAGCCGCTCCGCCAGCTGGCTCGATCGGATGACGGGACCGATCGGCCGCGATCCGGCAGTTCACGCGGCGACGGGGCGGGCGACTCCGTCTCCGTGAGCGAGGTGATCCTGACCGATCCGTGGCGACGGCTGACGTCCCGCCGGCCGCGCTCGCGACGCTCGATCACGGACGATCCGACGGCAAACCACGGGAACTGGAAGCGGATCGATCGGCTCGAGCAGGACCTGTCCGACCAGCCGCTCCGGGACGACGATCGGCCGGTGACCGGACGGCGCCCCCTCAGCGCGGGCGGATACCGGGTCACGAAACGGCTCGGCGATCTCCTGTCGATATTCACGGCCGAACGCTGGGTTCCGGAGCCGCATCCACCGACCGAAGAACGGATCGACCGGCTTCGCGAGCGGGCAGCAGCGCTCGATCGCGATGACACGTCGACCGCTCACTGA
- a CDS encoding segregation/condensation protein A, translating into MTDGGRSAPESDRPPESSRDRQPRTDGGDDIPLNIAGHEDRERPADRDAKRESGAGGESGLPDEGDEAESPDEGGETVLDFDDDEASGSGGGEADSEANETDEEEVEPVELLVQLAKDGEIDPWDIDVVRVTDKFLEALDDVDLRTSGRALFYASVLLRMKSDELFTADEPEDDELPPWEAPFADEGPMDGADGDGPAPGFDPVEGLEAEMERRLERKHARGKPETLDELVRDLRDAERGSWWKDSRSYDTSDSPRGYDRGVQELHYHSDDDFRVDDEPTSDDVTHTTHEEDIETVIEDVETVLEGQYEKGRDEVLYAEIDEVGGSRVMTYLALLFLAHRGRVRLEQDELFGDLWVQDATVEADANEAIAD; encoded by the coding sequence ATGACTGACGGGGGACGGTCCGCGCCCGAGTCCGATCGGCCGCCCGAGTCGTCGCGCGATCGACAGCCCCGTACCGACGGTGGCGACGACATCCCCCTGAACATCGCCGGCCACGAGGACCGGGAGCGACCGGCCGATCGCGACGCGAAGCGCGAGTCCGGTGCGGGCGGCGAGAGTGGACTGCCCGACGAGGGCGACGAGGCCGAATCACCCGATGAGGGCGGCGAGACGGTCCTCGATTTCGACGACGACGAAGCATCCGGATCGGGCGGCGGCGAGGCCGATAGCGAGGCGAACGAGACGGACGAGGAGGAAGTCGAACCCGTCGAACTGCTGGTCCAACTCGCCAAAGACGGCGAGATCGACCCGTGGGACATCGACGTCGTTCGGGTGACGGACAAGTTCCTCGAGGCGCTAGACGACGTCGATCTCCGCACGTCGGGGCGGGCGCTGTTCTACGCGAGCGTCCTCTTGCGGATGAAAAGCGACGAACTGTTCACGGCGGACGAACCCGAGGACGACGAACTCCCGCCGTGGGAGGCCCCCTTCGCCGACGAGGGGCCGATGGACGGCGCGGACGGCGACGGCCCGGCACCCGGGTTCGACCCCGTCGAGGGTCTCGAGGCGGAGATGGAACGCCGACTCGAGCGGAAACACGCCCGCGGCAAACCCGAGACGCTGGACGAACTGGTGCGGGACCTCCGGGACGCCGAGCGGGGTAGCTGGTGGAAAGACTCCCGGAGCTACGACACCAGCGACTCGCCGCGCGGATACGATCGGGGCGTCCAGGAACTGCACTACCACTCCGACGACGACTTCCGGGTCGACGACGAACCGACGAGCGACGACGTCACGCACACGACCCACGAGGAGGACATCGAGACGGTGATCGAGGACGTCGAGACGGTCCTCGAAGGACAGTACGAGAAGGGACGCGACGAGGTCCTCTACGCCGAGATCGACGAGGTCGGCGGTTCCCGCGTGATGACCTACCTCGCCCTGCTCTTTCTGGCACACCGCGGTCGAGTCCGCCTCGAACAGGACGAACTGTTCGGCGATCTCTGGGTCCAGGACGCCACCGTCGAGGCGGACGCGAACGAAGCGATCGCCGACTGA
- a CDS encoding MATE family efflux transporter yields the protein MSDQVAEESLTEGSLVRPMFRLAWPLVVIQLLQVAYNVGDTFWLGALSPDAVGAVSLAFPLLFLLIAVGGGFTVAGAILVAQHTGAESGEDGLIAGQTLSFVSLVAIGLGVLGYVATDPMLALLPAQGDTQAAIIPLAAEYLRVFFLGLPFLFGFFVFVSLMRGYGNTRAPMRVMAISVLLNLVIDPVFIFGVGPVPRLEVQGAAVASVISRALATAIGFYVLYYTDVGPDIQPEHLVPRLEYVGEITRLGVPTALEQSMTALALIAMTAMVVTFPPAVVAAYGLGNRLISLAFLPALGVGQATDTIVGQNLGADRADRAARATWIAVRVIAVIMLVAAAVAFLFPEPFVSVFLTAEAEGRAATIEHGVTYLQFAAGAFVFMGVLQVIQGAFRGAGNTKTALVFAVLGLWLVRVPVTYYLIFVAEWGTTGIWTGVVVGDVVGALAAIAWFSRGTWKASIVDEGAARSTAESEPNPPDESSTSRTND from the coding sequence ATGTCGGACCAGGTAGCCGAGGAGAGCCTCACCGAGGGGAGCCTCGTTCGACCGATGTTCAGGCTGGCGTGGCCGCTCGTGGTCATCCAGTTGTTGCAGGTCGCGTACAACGTCGGCGACACGTTCTGGCTGGGAGCGCTCTCGCCCGACGCCGTCGGCGCAGTGAGCCTCGCCTTTCCGCTCCTCTTCCTGCTGATCGCGGTCGGAGGCGGCTTCACGGTGGCAGGTGCCATCCTCGTCGCCCAGCACACCGGTGCCGAGAGCGGTGAGGACGGACTCATCGCCGGCCAGACGCTCTCGTTCGTTTCGCTGGTCGCGATCGGACTCGGCGTCCTCGGCTACGTCGCGACCGACCCGATGCTCGCGCTCCTCCCAGCCCAGGGCGACACGCAGGCGGCGATCATCCCGCTCGCGGCCGAGTACCTGCGGGTGTTCTTCCTCGGCCTGCCGTTCCTCTTCGGGTTCTTCGTCTTCGTCTCGCTCATGCGGGGCTACGGCAACACCCGCGCGCCGATGCGCGTGATGGCCATCAGCGTCCTCCTCAACCTCGTCATCGACCCGGTGTTCATCTTCGGGGTCGGTCCCGTCCCCCGCCTCGAGGTGCAGGGTGCTGCAGTCGCGAGCGTCATCTCGCGGGCGCTCGCGACGGCGATCGGGTTCTACGTGCTCTACTACACCGACGTGGGTCCCGACATCCAGCCCGAGCACCTGGTACCGCGGCTCGAGTACGTCGGCGAGATCACCCGACTGGGCGTTCCAACGGCCCTCGAACAGTCGATGACCGCGCTCGCGCTGATCGCGATGACGGCGATGGTCGTCACCTTTCCGCCGGCGGTCGTCGCGGCCTACGGCCTGGGCAACCGCCTCATCTCGCTGGCGTTCCTGCCGGCGCTCGGCGTGGGACAGGCGACGGACACCATCGTCGGCCAGAACCTCGGGGCCGACAGGGCCGATCGAGCGGCGAGAGCCACGTGGATCGCCGTGAGGGTGATCGCCGTGATCATGCTCGTCGCGGCCGCTGTCGCGTTCCTGTTCCCGGAACCGTTCGTCTCGGTGTTCCTGACGGCGGAGGCCGAGGGTCGCGCGGCGACGATCGAGCACGGCGTCACGTACCTGCAGTTCGCCGCGGGCGCGTTCGTCTTCATGGGGGTCCTGCAGGTGATCCAGGGGGCGTTCCGCGGGGCCGGGAACACCAAGACGGCGCTCGTGTTCGCAGTCCTCGGCCTGTGGCTCGTCCGGGTTCCCGTCACCTACTACCTGATCTTCGTCGCCGAGTGGGGGACGACGGGGATCTGGACGGGCGTCGTCGTGGGCGACGTCGTCGGCGCGCTGGCCGCGATCGCGTGGTTCTCTCGCGGCACGTGGAAGGCGTCGATCGTCGACGAGGGGGCCGCAAGGTCGACTGCGGAGTCGGAACCGAACCCGCCGGACGAGTCCTCGACTTCCCGGACGAACGACTGA
- the ppsA gene encoding phosphoenolpyruvate synthase: MAVLWLEEISAGDLEKVGGKGASLGELTGAGLPVPPGFVVTAGTYRSFIEEANIDEELFAAVDVDVDDSSALADAAEHAQELILETPFPDDLREEIVQSYREIGTGDAFVAVRSSATAEDLPDASFAGQQETFLNVTEENLLDRVRECWASLFTQRAIYYRQEQGFDHSAVNIAVVVQQMVDAEKSGVMFTSHPSTGDPTMIIEAAWGLGEAVVSGAVSPDNYVVERDDRSVDVTVAEKKVMHVKDEESGTTVEREVPQDKRNARVITDEEIDDLLDLGERVEDHYDNPQDVEWAIVDGEVYMLQSRPITTIDEGAEGFDPAESEGDAATGLTDGSGSTAVESGEAAEAGGSGDVIVDGLGSSPGTVSGPARIVEKLDDLAKVGEGDIIVTEMTMPDMVPAMKRAAGIITDEGGMTSHAAIVSRELGVPAIVGTTNATTVLEDGQVVTLDGDKGSVLEGQVVEPDEEAEPVEEVRPKSPVKPMTATEVKVNVSIPEAAERAAATGADGVGLLRTEHMILSLNQTPEKFIEENSADAYTTELIEGIRGVADEFYPRPVRVRTLDAPTDEFRQLEGGDDEPKEHNPMLGYRGIRRSIDRPDVFAHELEAFRRLYEMGYDNVEIMFPLVNDAEDVYRAKQLMTEAGIDPEKRKWGIMVETPASALAIEEMAAAGIDFASFGTNDLTQYTLAVDRNNEHVADRFDELHPSVLRLIGDVIETCREHDVDTSICGQAGSKPEMVQFLVNEGVSSISANIDAVRDVQHEVKRVEQKLLLDSVR; encoded by the coding sequence ATGGCTGTACTCTGGCTGGAGGAAATCAGCGCCGGCGACCTCGAGAAGGTCGGCGGGAAAGGTGCGTCCCTTGGCGAGTTGACGGGAGCCGGACTTCCCGTCCCGCCCGGATTCGTCGTGACCGCCGGGACGTACCGCTCGTTCATCGAAGAGGCGAACATCGACGAGGAGTTGTTCGCCGCCGTCGACGTCGACGTCGACGATTCGAGCGCGCTCGCAGACGCCGCCGAGCACGCCCAGGAATTGATCCTCGAGACGCCCTTCCCCGACGACCTCCGCGAGGAAATCGTCCAGTCCTACCGCGAGATCGGTACCGGTGACGCATTCGTCGCGGTCCGATCGTCCGCGACGGCCGAGGACCTGCCCGACGCCTCCTTCGCCGGGCAGCAGGAGACGTTCCTCAACGTCACCGAGGAGAACCTGCTCGATCGGGTCCGCGAGTGCTGGGCATCGCTGTTCACCCAGCGGGCGATCTACTACCGACAGGAGCAGGGGTTCGACCACTCCGCCGTGAACATCGCGGTCGTCGTCCAGCAGATGGTCGACGCCGAGAAATCGGGCGTCATGTTCACCAGTCACCCGTCGACGGGCGATCCGACGATGATCATCGAGGCCGCGTGGGGACTCGGCGAAGCCGTCGTCTCCGGTGCCGTCTCGCCGGACAACTACGTCGTCGAACGCGACGACCGATCGGTCGACGTGACCGTCGCCGAGAAGAAGGTCATGCACGTCAAGGACGAGGAGAGCGGGACAACCGTCGAACGCGAGGTTCCCCAGGACAAACGGAACGCCCGCGTCATCACCGACGAGGAGATCGACGACCTCCTCGACCTCGGCGAGCGCGTCGAGGACCACTACGACAACCCACAGGACGTCGAGTGGGCGATCGTGGACGGAGAGGTGTACATGCTCCAGTCCCGACCGATCACGACGATCGACGAGGGTGCGGAGGGGTTCGATCCAGCCGAGAGCGAAGGCGACGCAGCCACGGGACTCACCGACGGGAGCGGGAGTACTGCAGTCGAAAGCGGCGAAGCCGCCGAGGCCGGTGGCTCCGGCGACGTGATCGTCGACGGACTCGGTTCGAGTCCGGGGACCGTAAGCGGTCCAGCGCGGATCGTCGAGAAACTCGACGATCTCGCCAAGGTCGGGGAGGGCGACATCATCGTCACGGAGATGACGATGCCCGACATGGTCCCGGCGATGAAACGGGCCGCCGGGATCATCACCGACGAAGGCGGGATGACCAGTCACGCCGCCATCGTCTCCCGGGAACTGGGCGTCCCGGCGATCGTCGGGACCACGAACGCCACGACCGTCCTCGAGGACGGCCAGGTCGTCACGCTCGACGGCGACAAGGGGTCGGTGCTCGAAGGCCAGGTCGTCGAACCGGACGAGGAAGCCGAACCCGTCGAGGAAGTTCGGCCGAAATCGCCGGTCAAGCCGATGACCGCGACCGAAGTGAAGGTCAACGTCTCGATTCCCGAGGCCGCAGAGCGCGCCGCTGCGACCGGTGCCGACGGCGTGGGACTGCTCCGCACGGAGCACATGATCCTCTCGCTGAACCAGACCCCCGAGAAATTCATCGAAGAGAACAGCGCGGACGCCTACACCACCGAACTGATCGAGGGGATCCGCGGCGTCGCCGACGAGTTCTACCCGCGACCCGTTCGCGTCCGGACCCTCGACGCCCCGACTGACGAATTCCGCCAGCTCGAGGGCGGCGATGACGAACCGAAGGAACACAACCCGATGCTCGGCTACCGCGGCATCCGGCGCTCGATCGATCGGCCGGACGTCTTCGCCCACGAACTCGAGGCGTTCCGCCGGCTCTACGAGATGGGCTACGACAACGTCGAGATCATGTTCCCGCTGGTCAACGACGCCGAGGACGTCTACCGCGCCAAACAGCTCATGACCGAGGCCGGGATCGACCCCGAAAAGCGCAAGTGGGGCATCATGGTCGAGACGCCAGCGTCCGCGCTCGCGATCGAGGAGATGGCCGCCGCGGGCATCGACTTCGCCTCGTTCGGAACGAACGACCTCACCCAGTACACCCTCGCGGTCGACCGGAACAACGAACACGTCGCCGATCGCTTCGACGAGCTTCACCCGTCCGTGTTGCGCCTGATCGGCGACGTCATCGAGACCTGCCGCGAGCACGACGTCGACACGAGCATCTGCGGCCAGGCGGGCTCCAAACCGGAGATGGTCCAGTTCCTCGTCAACGAGGGAGTGAGTTCCATCTCGGCGAACATCGACGCCGTCCGCGACGTCCAGCACGAGGTCAAACGCGTCGAGCAGAAGTTGCTGCTCGATTCCGTACGATAG
- a CDS encoding alpha/beta hydrolase, which produces MASVRRRRVLATLSSAALSATAGCTELLGDGSDEAATPESDAPETIEEAAILFVEDLAADRIETAYDRLRSDAQVETDLGELERIWMGYTAVGGAFESVVDTDFRFESTHNALDVTMAFDRTTDVLRVLVDADLEIAGLYFNGEYESPAYVDADAIAEADVTLEPWGAIESPPANSCPLDGRLTTPIEEDDVPGAVLVHDSGRNDMNYWRPGGGTRAFQDLAEGLATRGIATLRYDERTFACPMDVPAEDHTLDAVTADDALVAIERLRDVEGVDPDRIVVVGLGLGGMAAPRIADRDGNLAGVVALAAPGRPFHEVILDGLEHRVTVGEYEWNRRALQYERWQTEVERIRAGDYEPDERLVGKPGAFWKSLDAYDHVETARAIDEPLFFLQGGRDFEVTVEDDLERWRSELADRPATTIETYDELNHLFMPGSGPSVGFEYSVRNNVAERVVDDVADWIDGH; this is translated from the coding sequence ATGGCTTCCGTTCGACGCCGCAGGGTACTGGCGACACTCTCGTCGGCCGCCCTGTCCGCTACCGCCGGCTGTACCGAACTACTCGGCGACGGCTCCGACGAAGCGGCGACGCCCGAGTCCGACGCCCCCGAGACGATCGAGGAGGCGGCGATTCTGTTCGTCGAGGACCTCGCGGCCGATCGGATCGAGACGGCCTACGATCGGTTGCGGTCGGATGCGCAGGTCGAGACCGACCTGGGCGAACTCGAACGGATCTGGATGGGATACACGGCGGTCGGCGGCGCGTTCGAGTCGGTCGTCGACACCGACTTTCGCTTCGAGAGCACGCACAACGCCCTCGACGTCACGATGGCCTTCGATCGCACAACTGACGTCCTCCGGGTGCTGGTCGACGCCGACCTCGAGATTGCGGGGCTGTACTTCAACGGCGAGTACGAGTCGCCGGCGTACGTCGACGCCGATGCGATCGCGGAAGCGGACGTCACCCTCGAGCCGTGGGGCGCGATCGAGTCGCCCCCGGCAAACAGCTGTCCGCTCGACGGTCGACTCACCACGCCGATCGAGGAGGACGACGTGCCCGGCGCCGTCCTCGTCCACGACTCCGGGCGGAACGACATGAACTACTGGAGACCCGGCGGGGGAACGCGCGCATTCCAGGATCTCGCCGAGGGGCTCGCGACGCGCGGGATCGCGACGCTTCGATACGACGAGCGGACCTTCGCCTGTCCGATGGACGTTCCGGCCGAAGATCACACCCTCGATGCCGTCACCGCCGACGACGCGCTGGTCGCGATCGAGCGGTTGCGCGACGTCGAGGGTGTCGACCCCGATCGGATCGTCGTCGTCGGACTGGGGCTGGGCGGAATGGCCGCTCCTCGGATCGCCGATCGGGACGGGAATCTGGCCGGCGTCGTCGCGCTGGCCGCGCCGGGGCGTCCCTTTCACGAGGTCATCCTCGACGGACTCGAACACCGGGTGACCGTCGGCGAATACGAGTGGAACCGGCGGGCACTGCAATACGAGCGGTGGCAGACCGAGGTCGAACGAATCCGGGCCGGCGACTACGAACCGGACGAGCGGCTCGTGGGGAAACCGGGCGCGTTCTGGAAGAGTCTCGACGCGTACGATCACGTCGAGACGGCGCGTGCGATCGACGAACCGCTGTTTTTCCTGCAGGGCGGCCGCGATTTCGAGGTAACCGTCGAGGACGATCTCGAGCGGTGGCGATCGGAACTCGCGGATCGGCCCGCCACGACGATCGAGACCTACGACGAACTCAACCACCTGTTCATGCCGGGCAGCGGCCCGTCGGTCGGCTTCGAGTACTCCGTGCGCAACAACGTCGCCGAGCGCGTCGTCGACGACGTCGCGGACTGGATCGACGGACACTGA
- a CDS encoding PhzF family phenazine biosynthesis protein, protein MDTVRALQVDAFTDEPLTGNPAGVVPDADGLSEYQMQAIANELALSETAFLHASEAADYRVRYFTPTQEVDLCGHATIGSFAHLSDEGLEPGRTTLETNVGVLEIDVGADGTVWMTQDAPTIREVDVGYDRVANALGVDQAALEGASADLPLAVSSTGLPFLIVPITYLSDLGSAEPDLRAIEDLTDDVDATGVYCFTFDALEPESTLHGRMFAPGAGVPEDPVTGTASGAAGAYLDRFGAFDDDFPDELRLEQGHYVDRPGIVRVRVGSAVQVGGRGVTVLDGSILVPEDEDDEILEA, encoded by the coding sequence ATGGATACGGTTCGCGCGCTCCAGGTCGACGCGTTCACCGACGAACCGCTCACGGGGAACCCGGCGGGCGTCGTGCCCGACGCCGACGGGCTGTCGGAGTATCAGATGCAGGCGATCGCGAACGAACTCGCGCTCAGCGAGACGGCCTTCCTCCACGCCAGCGAGGCCGCCGATTACCGCGTCCGCTACTTCACGCCGACCCAGGAGGTCGACCTCTGTGGCCACGCGACGATCGGCTCGTTCGCTCACCTCTCCGACGAGGGACTCGAACCGGGACGGACGACGCTCGAGACGAACGTCGGCGTCCTCGAGATCGACGTCGGGGCGGACGGGACGGTCTGGATGACCCAGGACGCGCCGACGATTCGCGAGGTCGACGTCGGCTACGATCGAGTCGCGAACGCGCTCGGCGTCGATCAGGCTGCCCTCGAGGGTGCGAGCGCGGATCTCCCGCTGGCGGTGTCGTCGACCGGGCTGCCCTTCCTGATCGTCCCGATCACCTACCTCTCGGACCTCGGGAGCGCGGAGCCGGATCTGCGAGCGATCGAGGATCTCACCGACGACGTCGACGCGACGGGCGTCTACTGCTTCACGTTCGACGCGCTCGAGCCCGAATCGACGCTCCACGGCCGAATGTTCGCCCCCGGGGCCGGCGTCCCGGAAGATCCCGTGACGGGAACCGCGAGCGGTGCCGCCGGTGCCTACCTCGATCGGTTCGGGGCGTTCGACGACGACTTCCCGGACGAACTGCGACTCGAACAGGGCCACTACGTCGATCGGCCCGGAATCGTCCGGGTCCGCGTCGGGAGCGCCGTCCAGGTCGGCGGCCGCGGCGTGACGGTCCTCGACGGCTCGATCCTCGTGCCCGAGGACGAGGACGACGAGATTCTCGAGGCCTGA
- a CDS encoding phosphoribosyltransferase: MSDLPDDFDCTITNWEYIYGLCRDVSEEVRRDEFDPDVIVALARGGWFAGRCLCDFLGLDDLTSLKMEHYVGTAEKSGEPTVRYPMPEGSVEGKDVLIIDDIADTGGSIERAYEYVDDRNAGEVRTATLQLLGTSAYQPDYVGEQLEDWTWIVYPWNFIEDMIDLIAGIMDQADQETFTQDEIRHYLAEFHGIERIEMEIAQPNRIPEVVTEMERRGVVESDGPGVWTLAE; the protein is encoded by the coding sequence ATGTCCGACTTACCGGACGATTTCGACTGTACGATCACGAACTGGGAGTACATCTACGGCCTCTGTCGCGACGTCAGTGAGGAGGTTCGGCGCGACGAGTTCGACCCGGACGTCATCGTCGCGCTCGCTCGCGGCGGCTGGTTCGCGGGGCGGTGTCTCTGTGACTTTCTCGGACTCGACGACCTGACGAGCCTGAAGATGGAACACTACGTCGGGACCGCCGAGAAGAGCGGCGAGCCGACGGTCCGCTACCCGATGCCGGAAGGTAGCGTCGAGGGCAAGGACGTGCTCATCATCGACGACATCGCCGACACCGGGGGCTCGATCGAACGGGCCTACGAGTACGTCGACGACCGGAACGCCGGGGAGGTCCGAACGGCGACGCTGCAATTGCTCGGGACCAGCGCGTACCAGCCCGACTACGTCGGTGAACAGCTAGAGGACTGGACCTGGATCGTCTACCCCTGGAACTTCATCGAGGACATGATCGACCTGATCGCGGGGATCATGGACCAGGCCGACCAGGAGACCTTCACCCAGGACGAGATCCGCCACTACCTCGCCGAGTTCCACGGCATCGAACGCATCGAGATGGAGATCGCCCAGCCCAACCGGATCCCGGAGGTCGTGACCGAGATGGAGCGCCGCGGCGTCGTCGAGTCCGACGGGCCGGGCGTGTGGACGCTGGCCGAGTAG